One genomic segment of Occultella kanbiaonis includes these proteins:
- a CDS encoding nucleotide sugar dehydrogenase — protein MKIAVVALGKIGLPLAVQFAETGHEVVGVDVNADVVATVNRGEEPFPGEAHLAEKLAELVPAGRLRATTDYADAVPGADAVVVVVPLFVDEASAEPDFGWMDSATTSIGEHLTAATLVSYETTLPVGTTRTRWKPMLERISGLTEGTDFHLVFSPERVLTGRVFADLRKYPKLIGGLSEAGAAAAREFYEAVLEFDERPDLDRPNGVWDLGSVEAAELAKLAETTYRDVNIGLANQFGRFAAAHGIDIYSVIEASNSQPYSHIHRPGIAVGGHCIPVYPRLYLWTDPDATVVRAAREANTAMPAYTVGLAGGALGGLEGRTVAVLGAAYRGGVKETAFSGVFPTVTALTEAGATVLVHDPLYTAAELAGHGFTAYEFGTPVDAAIIQADHREYADLTPADLPGIRVLVDGRRITEPEAWVGVDRIVVGDGRSSD, from the coding sequence GTGAAGATCGCAGTTGTGGCACTCGGCAAGATCGGCCTCCCGCTCGCCGTGCAGTTCGCCGAGACCGGCCACGAGGTGGTCGGCGTCGACGTGAACGCGGACGTCGTGGCGACCGTGAACCGTGGCGAGGAGCCGTTCCCCGGGGAGGCACACCTGGCCGAGAAGCTCGCCGAGCTCGTCCCGGCCGGGCGGCTCCGGGCGACCACGGACTACGCGGACGCCGTGCCGGGGGCGGACGCCGTCGTCGTCGTCGTGCCGCTGTTCGTCGACGAGGCGAGTGCTGAGCCGGACTTCGGCTGGATGGACTCCGCGACCACCTCGATCGGTGAGCATCTCACCGCCGCAACCCTGGTGTCCTACGAGACGACGCTGCCGGTCGGCACGACCCGGACCAGGTGGAAGCCGATGCTCGAGCGCATCTCCGGCCTCACCGAGGGAACGGACTTCCACCTCGTGTTCTCGCCCGAACGTGTCCTCACCGGGCGGGTCTTCGCCGATCTGCGCAAGTACCCGAAGCTGATCGGCGGGCTGTCGGAGGCGGGTGCCGCGGCCGCGCGCGAGTTCTACGAGGCGGTGCTCGAGTTCGACGAGCGTCCCGACCTCGACCGGCCGAACGGGGTGTGGGACCTCGGCAGCGTGGAGGCCGCGGAACTCGCGAAGCTCGCCGAGACCACCTATCGGGACGTCAATATCGGGCTCGCCAACCAGTTCGGCCGGTTCGCCGCCGCCCACGGCATCGACATCTACTCGGTGATCGAAGCGTCGAACTCGCAGCCCTACTCCCACATCCACCGGCCCGGGATCGCGGTCGGCGGACACTGCATCCCGGTCTACCCGCGGCTCTACCTGTGGACGGACCCCGACGCCACCGTGGTCCGCGCGGCGCGGGAGGCGAACACGGCCATGCCGGCGTACACGGTCGGACTGGCCGGCGGTGCGCTCGGCGGGCTCGAGGGCCGCACGGTCGCCGTGCTGGGCGCGGCGTACCGGGGCGGGGTGAAGGAGACCGCGTTCTCCGGGGTGTTCCCGACGGTGACCGCACTGACCGAGGCCGGCGCGACGGTGCTGGTCCATGACCCGCTCTACACGGCCGCCGAACTCGCCGGTCACGGGTTCACGGCCTACGAGTTCGGCACGCCCGTGGACGCGGCGATCATCCAGGCGGACCACCGCGAGTACGCCGACCTGACGCCGGCGGACCTGCCCGGGATCCGGGTCCTCGTCGATGGCCGAAGGATCACCGAGCCCGAGGCCTGGGTGGGCGTGGACCGCATCGTCGTCGGCGATGGCCGGAGCAGCGACTGA